The sequence AACGCCATCGACGACGCGGCCGACGACGACCCAGTGATCCTCTGGTGGGACGACGGCGGCTACCTCCGCGAGATTGTCGAGCGCGTGAGCCAGGCGCGGGGGTGTGCGTTCCACGCCGCCGAGGGGACGCCGCTGGAGCTCCGCGCCGACGCGCCCCGTGACCGAACCGTCTGGTACGTCCCCCAGGCGAAGCGCGACGACGTGGACTGGTTCAGAGACATCGAGAGCACCGGCGGCGTCGTCGAAGCCCACATCGGCAAACTCGCAGCGCGCTGTTTCGAGAACGACCGCCTGCAGTCGGCCTCGGTCCGGACGGCCTACGAGAAAGCGGATGCACACGACCGCGAACAGGTCGCAAGGACGCTCTTCCGGGCACTCAACGGCGAGGGTGGTCTGCCGACGCTCCAGGAGCTCCAGACGAAGATCGTCCTCGACGGGCACGACGACCCGGTGCAGTTCGTCCTCGAACACGGCACCGAGAGCCTCCCCGACGGCGATGACCTGCTGCAGCTCCGCGACCTGCTGGTCGAGGGCGGCGTCACGGCCGTCGAGGGCGTCACCGACGAGCGCGTGCTCGTGACGCGCACGCGCCGCTGGGCGGTCGCCGAATGGCTCGTCGAGGACGGACTGGATGAGGCGCTGCTCGACGCCGAGTATCGGCCCGAATCCGGTTCCAGTCTGGCCATCTCTCGACCCGAACTCCAGTCGCTACTGAGCACGGTCGGCCCCGAACGGGCCGAAGAGCTGGCGCACGTCTATCTCGATCCGGACGCCCGGTTCTGGCACGACGTGTTGCGCACCCACGACGACCCGTGGGCCCTCGCCGACTGTCCCGTCGACGCCTCGCTCGAACACGAACTCTGGGACGCGTGGACGCAGGCGTTCCACGCGGGCGAGTACGAGACGTGCGCGTCGCGGGCGTCCACGCGCCACCAGCGCCTCGACACGACCTACGGCGACGTGCCGTGGACGCGCGTCTGGGCGCAGGCCGTCGAGGTCGCCACCCTCGCGCACGAACTCGAGACGTGGGCGGAGCGCCGCGACACGACCGATGTCGTCGACCTCTACGGCGACGTCGACGACGGCACGTGGCAGATCGATAATGCCGTGTACAACCTCATCGTCTCGGGCGAACCCGAGGGCGACCTGCCCGCGGAGCATCCCGCGACGGCGACGCTCGACGAGCTTCGCACGTCGCTGACGGAGTCGCGGTATCTCGACTATCTCAGCGACCTCGCAGACCTCGTCGTCGACCAGATCGAAGCCGGCTCGCCCTTCGTCGGCGAGAACTACGCCCACCAGTTCTTCGACCAGGAGCAAGACCACCTCCAGAGCGGCCAGAGCGTCGCGCTGTTCATCGTCGACGCCTTGCGCTTCGATCTGGCGCACGAGCTAGCCGAATCCGTCCGTCGTGACCTCCCGAGCCTCGAAGTCGACGAGGCCGCCTGGGTCGGGACGCTCCCCTCGGACACCGCGTTCGGGAAGGCGGCGCTCACGCCCGGTAGCAAGTTCAGTTTCAACGTCGAACTCGACGATGGAGAACTCGTTCCGGAACGCAACGGCCACGCGATCACCAACCACCAGCGCAAGAAGTTGCTGAAGGACGAAGGCTGGAGTTACATCACGCAGAGCGAGGACGACGCGTCGGGCTGGTCGAGCACCCGCGTCGCGTACTACTGGAACGACCTCGACAAGGCCGGAGAGGGGGAACTGACCGACTTCGAGGCGCTGTTCAGCGACCGCCTCGAGACGATTTCGGCCATCATCTGCGAGCGGATCGATCAGGGCGAGTGGGACCGCGCGTACATCCTCGCCGATCACGGCTTCGTCTCCCTGCCACAGAGCGTCGACATCGACGACATCCACCCGCCGGACGCGGCCGAGAAAGTAACCCGCCGGTGGGTCGCCGGCGAGGATCTCGACGAGAACGCACCTGGCGTCCTCCTCGACGAGAACGCCCATCTCGGCTACCTCGACGACGAGACGAAGATCAGTGTCCTTGCGGATCCGATCCAGCGCTTCCGCAACCAGGGGCTCCCGGACGCCCGCTTCTACCACGGTGGGGTCCTCCCACAGGAGTTCGTGTTGAACTTCGTTACGATCACGCAGGAGTAGCGAAGAGAGGCGAATACACGGCTGGTCGTCCTTCCTCAGAGTAATGGCGCTCGGGCGATATCGGGGGACCATGTCCCGCAATGATGGCCACCGTGCCGGGGAACTGTCGGAGTTCGCCGTCGCCGCCGACCTCGTTGACAAAGGGTGTCGGGTCTCTCACACTCACGGAGAGTACAAGTACGACCTCGTCGCGGATTGGGACGGCTGTCTCCTCAGAGTGCAGGTGAAGAAGGCGAACCAAGACACCGAGAAACCGTGGAAGTACCGGATATTCACGGATCGCTACGAGGCCGGTGATGTCGATCTGTTCGCCGGTCATCTCGTCGACGAAGACGAAGTTTTCTACGCGACGTTCGAAGACGGCGGATCGAACGAGTTTCGGATCAATTCCAAAACCAGCGCTGAAATCGAGGAGTATAACTCTCACGCGAAA comes from Haloplanus sp. XH21 and encodes:
- the pglZ gene encoding BREX-5 system phosphatase PglZ, which codes for MPATKTLPECVADAIQNAIDDAADDDPVILWWDDGGYLREIVERVSQARGCAFHAAEGTPLELRADAPRDRTVWYVPQAKRDDVDWFRDIESTGGVVEAHIGKLAARCFENDRLQSASVRTAYEKADAHDREQVARTLFRALNGEGGLPTLQELQTKIVLDGHDDPVQFVLEHGTESLPDGDDLLQLRDLLVEGGVTAVEGVTDERVLVTRTRRWAVAEWLVEDGLDEALLDAEYRPESGSSLAISRPELQSLLSTVGPERAEELAHVYLDPDARFWHDVLRTHDDPWALADCPVDASLEHELWDAWTQAFHAGEYETCASRASTRHQRLDTTYGDVPWTRVWAQAVEVATLAHELETWAERRDTTDVVDLYGDVDDGTWQIDNAVYNLIVSGEPEGDLPAEHPATATLDELRTSLTESRYLDYLSDLADLVVDQIEAGSPFVGENYAHQFFDQEQDHLQSGQSVALFIVDALRFDLAHELAESVRRDLPSLEVDEAAWVGTLPSDTAFGKAALTPGSKFSFNVELDDGELVPERNGHAITNHQRKKLLKDEGWSYITQSEDDASGWSSTRVAYYWNDLDKAGEGELTDFEALFSDRLETISAIICERIDQGEWDRAYILADHGFVSLPQSVDIDDIHPPDAAEKVTRRWVAGEDLDENAPGVLLDENAHLGYLDDETKISVLADPIQRFRNQGLPDARFYHGGVLPQEFVLNFVTITQE
- a CDS encoding group I intron-associated PD-(D/E)XK endonuclease, producing MSRNDGHRAGELSEFAVAADLVDKGCRVSHTHGEYKYDLVADWDGCLLRVQVKKANQDTEKPWKYRIFTDRYEAGDVDLFAGHLVDEDEVFYATFEDGGSNEFRINSKTSAEIEEYNSHAKLVEDYTFGRAISRLCDDQ